A genomic segment from Pollutimonas thiosulfatoxidans encodes:
- a CDS encoding phosphoribosyltransferase family protein encodes MNAALPYDYAHIETLVSGFVPQWRALGYGAVVAIARGGLFPGLIASTELSLPLHALAYARNTRKVSWYTVDQPSPASKILLVEDIAGRGTTLVDCLDFLRARGHQVDVFALAYDAQSRIKPDFGIEVPSGLRAWFPWERTSITEAFAATDNEPTRPEHEYASWAIDLDGILLMDLPEDSYAQALHETLAQRDLLLPNAVLPGLHLENITIITGRPEQDRSRTQAWLQQHGFHGPLVMRDETRYTPAQTSQHKAEALMARCHTHFIESDPVQALDIAYRAKVARVIWWNGGKALRVHASDASRLDLA; translated from the coding sequence ATGAACGCCGCCCTGCCTTATGACTATGCGCATATCGAAACCCTGGTTTCCGGTTTTGTGCCGCAATGGCGGGCGCTGGGCTACGGCGCGGTGGTGGCCATCGCCCGGGGCGGCCTCTTTCCGGGCCTGATCGCCTCCACAGAGCTAAGCTTGCCGCTGCATGCGCTGGCCTATGCCCGCAATACCCGCAAGGTCTCTTGGTACACCGTCGACCAGCCCTCCCCTGCATCAAAAATCTTACTGGTCGAAGACATCGCCGGTCGTGGCACGACCCTGGTGGACTGCCTGGATTTTCTGCGGGCTCGGGGCCATCAAGTCGACGTTTTTGCGCTGGCCTACGATGCCCAATCGCGCATCAAGCCCGACTTTGGCATTGAGGTGCCATCCGGACTGCGTGCCTGGTTTCCGTGGGAGCGCACCTCCATAACCGAAGCCTTCGCCGCGACCGACAATGAACCGACACGTCCGGAACACGAGTACGCCTCGTGGGCGATCGACCTGGATGGAATTCTGCTGATGGACCTGCCCGAAGACAGCTACGCACAAGCCTTGCACGAAACGCTGGCACAACGCGATCTGCTGCTGCCCAACGCCGTGCTGCCTGGCCTGCATTTAGAGAACATCACCATCATTACGGGCCGGCCCGAGCAGGACCGCAGTCGTACGCAAGCCTGGCTGCAACAGCACGGCTTCCATGGCCCCCTGGTCATGAGAGACGAAACGCGCTATACGCCGGCGCAAACTTCCCAGCACAAGGCCGAAGCGCTGATGGCCCGTTGTCACACGCACTTCATAGAAAGCGACCCGGTCCAGGCACTGGATATTGCCTATCGAGCCAAGGTGGCACGGGTGATATGGTGGAACGGCGGCAAGGCCTTGCGCGTACATGCCAGCGATGCCAGCCGGCTCGACCTTGCCTGA
- a CDS encoding alpha-hydroxy acid oxidase, translating into MPTPSKMTCVEDFRQLAERRVPRMFYDYADSGSWTEATYRSNEEDFQKLKFRQRVAVNIEKRTHRSSMIGIDVAMPVAIAPTGLTGMQHADGEILGARAAEKFGIPFTLSTMSICSIEDIAAHTHKPFWFQLYVMRDRDFIERIIDRAKAANCSALVITLDLQVLGQRHKDIRNGLSTPPKPTLANLVNLVTKPRWCMSMLGTNRRTFGNIVGHAKGVGDLSSLSSWTAEQFDPRLSWNDLEWIKKRWGGKIVLKGVMDEQDARLAVESGADAIVVSNHGGRQLDGAPSSISALPAIAHAVGKDIEVWMDGGIRSGQDVLKAIALGARGTMIGRAFLYSLGAMGEAGVTRCLQMIANELDITMGFCGHTDIHNIDRSILLNGNIFDR; encoded by the coding sequence GTGCCCACCCCATCGAAAATGACTTGTGTCGAAGACTTCCGCCAACTGGCAGAGCGGCGCGTGCCCCGGATGTTCTACGACTATGCGGACTCGGGTTCCTGGACTGAAGCGACCTACCGCTCCAACGAAGAAGACTTCCAAAAACTGAAGTTTCGACAGCGGGTCGCCGTCAATATCGAGAAGCGCACCCATCGCTCGTCCATGATAGGTATTGATGTCGCCATGCCGGTGGCCATAGCGCCCACCGGCCTGACGGGCATGCAGCATGCGGACGGCGAGATCCTTGGCGCCCGTGCCGCCGAAAAGTTCGGCATCCCGTTTACGCTGTCCACAATGAGCATCTGCTCCATCGAAGACATCGCGGCGCACACGCACAAGCCCTTCTGGTTTCAGTTGTATGTCATGCGCGACCGCGACTTCATCGAACGCATTATTGACCGCGCCAAGGCAGCAAACTGCTCCGCGCTGGTGATCACACTGGACCTTCAAGTGCTGGGCCAACGCCACAAGGACATTCGCAACGGCTTGTCCACCCCACCCAAACCGACCCTGGCCAACCTGGTGAACCTCGTTACCAAACCGCGTTGGTGCATGAGCATGCTGGGCACCAATCGTCGCACTTTCGGCAATATCGTCGGTCATGCCAAGGGTGTGGGCGACTTGTCGTCCTTGTCTTCCTGGACAGCGGAACAGTTCGATCCGCGACTTAGCTGGAACGATCTCGAATGGATCAAGAAACGCTGGGGCGGAAAAATCGTGCTGAAGGGCGTCATGGACGAACAAGACGCCCGCCTGGCCGTGGAATCGGGCGCCGATGCCATCGTCGTGTCCAATCACGGTGGCCGGCAACTTGATGGCGCTCCGTCCTCGATCTCCGCCCTACCGGCTATCGCACATGCGGTTGGCAAGGACATAGAAGTGTGGATGGACGGTGGCATACGGTCGGGCCAGGACGTCTTGAAAGCCATCGCACTGGGCGCAAGAGGCACCATGATAGGCCGCGCCTTCCTGTACTCATTGGGCGCCATGGGCGAGGCGGGTGTCACACGCTGCCTGCAAATGATCGCCAACGAACTGGACATCACCATGGGGTTTTGTGGCCATACGGATATCCACAATATCGACCGCTCCATCCTGCTGAACGGCAACATCTTCGATCGGTAG
- a CDS encoding phenylacetic acid degradation protein PaaY has protein sequence MLKVYAINGITPVIDPTAYVHPTAVLIGDVIIGPGAYVGPLASLRGDFGRIVMCEGSNVQDTCVVHGVAENDTVIDVDGHVGHGAVLHGCTLQRNAMVGMNAVVMDQAVVGESSIVAAMAFVKAGMQIPPRSLVVGAPARVLRQLSDDDVAHKSYGTRQYQLLTRRCLQTMQAVEPLRQPEADRPRLKAEQINPAR, from the coding sequence ATGTTGAAAGTCTACGCCATCAACGGCATTACGCCGGTCATCGATCCCACCGCCTACGTGCACCCCACTGCGGTACTGATTGGCGATGTCATCATTGGCCCGGGCGCTTATGTTGGCCCGCTGGCCAGCTTGCGTGGAGACTTCGGGCGGATAGTGATGTGTGAAGGCAGCAATGTGCAAGACACCTGTGTCGTCCATGGCGTGGCCGAGAACGACACCGTGATCGATGTTGACGGCCATGTCGGCCACGGCGCCGTGCTGCATGGTTGCACCCTGCAACGCAATGCCATGGTAGGCATGAATGCTGTCGTGATGGATCAGGCAGTCGTTGGTGAGTCCAGCATCGTGGCGGCCATGGCCTTCGTCAAGGCGGGCATGCAGATTCCGCCGCGCAGCTTGGTCGTGGGGGCCCCTGCCCGGGTTCTTCGGCAGCTTTCCGACGACGACGTTGCGCACAAGTCTTATGGCACACGTCAGTATCAGTTGCTGACCCGGCGCTGTCTGCAAACCATGCAGGCTGTAGAGCCTTTGCGCCAGCCCGAAGCCGATCGACCACGCCTGAAAGCAGAGCAAATCAACCCGGCCCGCTGA
- a CDS encoding YnfA family protein, which translates to MELLRIAGLFAITAVAEIVGCYLPWLVLRQGKSLLLLLPAAMSLALFVWLLTLHPTAAGRTYAAYGGMYVVVALLWLRYIEGAALTRWDISGAAVALVGMAIIALQPH; encoded by the coding sequence CTGGAACTGCTTCGGATCGCCGGCCTGTTTGCCATCACGGCAGTAGCGGAAATCGTGGGCTGCTATTTGCCCTGGCTGGTGCTGCGACAAGGCAAGAGCCTGCTATTGCTCTTGCCCGCCGCCATGTCGCTGGCCTTGTTCGTCTGGCTGCTGACCTTGCATCCCACGGCCGCTGGCAGAACTTACGCCGCTTACGGCGGCATGTATGTGGTGGTGGCCTTGCTATGGCTACGCTACATCGAAGGGGCGGCGTTGACGCGATGGGACATCAGCGGCGCCGCCGTTGCCCTGGTGGGCATGGCCATCATCGCCCTTCAGCCGCACTGA
- a CDS encoding VOC family protein, with product METMELHRGRLIDHIQLVVQDLAASRRFYAAVLDVLNIPISGTADGFFWADELVISSADSPAATGQLTGRHHLAFQARDQAMVDAFHQAALAHGGKDNGAPGFRDYHPSYYGAFVLDPDGNNIEAVFHGEAKRSAPSVHISFEA from the coding sequence ATGGAAACAATGGAATTGCATCGCGGACGTTTAATCGACCACATCCAGCTTGTGGTCCAGGATCTTGCCGCCAGCCGGCGTTTCTATGCCGCTGTCCTGGACGTCCTGAACATACCCATCAGCGGTACCGCAGACGGCTTTTTCTGGGCTGATGAACTGGTGATTTCCAGCGCCGACAGCCCCGCCGCAACGGGTCAACTGACCGGTAGGCATCATCTGGCTTTCCAGGCTCGGGATCAAGCCATGGTCGATGCCTTCCACCAGGCAGCGCTCGCCCACGGCGGCAAGGATAATGGTGCGCCGGGCTTTCGTGATTACCATCCCAGCTATTACGGCGCCTTTGTGCTCGACCCGGACGGCAACAACATCGAAGCGGTGTTTCATGGCGAAGCCAAGCGCAGCGCGCCGTCAGTACATATAAGCTTCGAGGCCTGA
- a CDS encoding c-type cytochrome encodes MTTRRRVVGITLAVAAALAALLGGAVVYTGVYDVSATTQHTTLVYNLLETSLRRSVKLRTTGVEVPVLDDSDRIVRGFRHFRAQCVQCHGAPGVAPEPFALGLTPAPASLVATAREWPATEIHWVIRHGIKMSGMPAWQYRMTDEQIWDVVAFMKVLPTLSPADYRDWSQQHAPLVASPADAAGSSSPDLRLADAGAGKQALQQYLCITCHVIPGVVGAHRHVGPSLAGIANQQYIAGVLPNTAENMERWLRDPTKVDPLTAMPDLGVTAQDARDITAFLYRLDDGK; translated from the coding sequence ATGACGACTAGGAGGCGCGTTGTTGGCATTACCCTGGCAGTGGCGGCTGCACTGGCGGCCCTGTTGGGCGGCGCCGTTGTCTATACCGGCGTCTATGATGTCAGCGCGACCACTCAGCACACGACTCTCGTCTACAACTTGCTCGAGACTTCCCTGCGACGCTCAGTCAAACTGCGTACTACAGGTGTTGAAGTGCCCGTTCTGGATGACTCGGATCGTATCGTCCGTGGTTTCAGGCATTTCCGCGCGCAATGCGTGCAGTGCCATGGCGCCCCGGGCGTCGCCCCGGAACCGTTCGCGCTCGGCTTGACGCCCGCGCCGGCGTCTTTGGTTGCTACCGCACGCGAGTGGCCGGCAACGGAAATCCATTGGGTCATCCGGCACGGCATCAAGATGAGCGGCATGCCGGCCTGGCAGTATCGGATGACGGACGAGCAAATATGGGACGTGGTGGCCTTCATGAAAGTGCTGCCCACCTTGTCGCCGGCCGATTATCGCGATTGGAGCCAGCAGCATGCTCCCTTGGTCGCCTCACCGGCCGATGCTGCGGGATCGTCGTCGCCGGACTTGCGGCTTGCCGATGCCGGGGCGGGCAAGCAAGCCTTGCAGCAGTATCTGTGCATCACTTGCCATGTCATACCGGGCGTCGTCGGCGCGCATCGCCATGTCGGGCCCTCGCTGGCTGGCATTGCGAACCAGCAGTACATAGCCGGCGTGCTGCCCAACACCGCGGAAAACATGGAACGATGGCTGCGCGATCCCACCAAGGTCGACCCCCTGACTGCAATGCCAGACCTGGGCGTAACCGCCCAGGACGCCCGCGACATCACCGCGTTTCTGTACAGGCTGGACGACGGCAAGTAG
- a CDS encoding c-type cytochrome: MLSPPAIRCQHLLGMIALVLLTGCGEARPPLASVGPLHPWADADVAHGRQLVQDYGCVACHTVPGVRAPASRVGPTLDKMALRAYVGGVLANTPDNLLRWLLDPPAVDPRTTMPNVGLSVAEAQDIAAYLLTLH, translated from the coding sequence ATGCTCAGCCCTCCCGCTATTCGATGTCAGCACCTGTTGGGCATGATCGCCCTGGTGCTACTGACGGGTTGCGGGGAAGCACGCCCGCCGCTGGCGTCGGTGGGGCCGTTGCATCCGTGGGCGGATGCCGATGTCGCTCACGGACGCCAATTGGTTCAGGACTACGGCTGCGTGGCCTGTCACACGGTGCCGGGCGTACGGGCTCCGGCATCACGGGTTGGGCCGACGCTGGATAAAATGGCCTTGCGTGCTTACGTCGGAGGCGTGCTTGCCAATACGCCCGACAACCTGCTGCGGTGGTTGCTTGATCCGCCGGCCGTCGATCCACGTACCACCATGCCGAACGTGGGCCTGAGCGTGGCCGAAGCGCAAGACATCGCGGCCTATTTGCTAACGCTGCACTGA
- a CDS encoding cytochrome c oxidase subunit II — protein MPCTRLFGLLAFLPLPLQAGVQSALHPQSESAGRVAEITWVLFTGGAIIFVLVGILLALALCGPPRLRVLLRQPSLVVGGGIIFPVVVLTALLIYTLSAGSTMLKADTPPAARIEVVGEMWWWRVRYLDSEGLALFETANDIRMPAGLPVELVLKSDNVIHSFWVPNLAGKLDMVPGHVNRLRIQAQEPGLFRGQCAEYCGAQHAKMMVDVQVLSADDFQSWVASQREPAHEPAGATLALGKQVFMQNCVQCHAIRGTLANGTSGPDLTHVGSRLSLAAGVLPNNVGALAGWIAGSQHIKPGNAMPSFNQLSGENLRAVAQYMESLQ, from the coding sequence ATGCCTTGTACGCGTCTATTTGGATTGCTCGCCTTCCTGCCGCTCCCCTTGCAGGCCGGCGTGCAGTCGGCCTTGCACCCGCAAAGCGAGAGTGCGGGACGCGTCGCGGAGATCACCTGGGTGCTGTTTACGGGCGGCGCCATCATTTTTGTGCTGGTCGGCATCCTGCTGGCCCTGGCGCTGTGCGGGCCACCTCGCCTGCGCGTTCTGCTACGCCAACCTTCCTTGGTTGTGGGCGGCGGGATCATCTTTCCCGTCGTTGTGCTGACTGCCCTGTTGATCTATACGCTGAGCGCCGGATCAACGATGCTGAAGGCCGACACGCCCCCTGCGGCCCGAATCGAAGTGGTCGGCGAGATGTGGTGGTGGCGCGTACGCTATCTGGATAGCGAAGGGCTGGCCTTGTTCGAGACGGCAAACGATATCCGGATGCCGGCGGGGCTGCCGGTAGAACTCGTGCTGAAGTCCGATAACGTGATTCACAGTTTCTGGGTGCCCAACCTGGCGGGCAAGCTGGACATGGTGCCGGGGCACGTCAACCGGCTGCGTATCCAGGCGCAAGAGCCGGGCTTGTTCCGCGGCCAGTGCGCGGAATATTGCGGCGCCCAGCATGCCAAGATGATGGTCGACGTACAGGTGCTGTCCGCCGATGACTTTCAGTCGTGGGTTGCAAGCCAGCGCGAGCCCGCCCATGAGCCCGCCGGCGCCACGCTGGCACTGGGCAAGCAGGTGTTCATGCAGAACTGCGTCCAGTGCCACGCCATACGCGGAACGCTCGCGAATGGCACCTCCGGCCCCGACCTGACCCATGTGGGCAGCCGCCTGTCGTTGGCAGCCGGGGTGCTGCCCAACAATGTGGGTGCGCTCGCCGGCTGGATTGCAGGCAGCCAACATATCAAGCCGGGCAACGCCATGCCTTCGTTCAATCAGTTGTCCGGCGAGAATCTGCGCGCCGTCGCTCAATACATGGAAAGCCTCCAGTGA
- a CDS encoding cbb3-type cytochrome c oxidase subunit I, whose protein sequence is MAESTQALPNSLPRPEGELEELQRVWQRPTGWRLLTVVNNNYVGLLYIGTAMLFFLLAGVLALLMRAQLAVPDNDLIGHELYNQLFTMHGTVMMFLFAVPAVEAMAVLLLPNMLGARDLPFPRLSAYAYWAYAVGGIVFFCSIFAGLAPDGGWFMYPPLTSSAYSPALNADLWLLGIGFIEISAIAGAIELAVGILRTRAPGMSLDRMPIFAWVMLVFSGMVIIAFPAVIVATALLELERAFDLPFFIAQRGGDPLLWQHLFWFFGHPEVYIIFLPAAGMVSMIIPAMAGVPLVGYRLIVLAVVATGFLSFGLWVHHMFATGIPQLSLSFASGASMAVSVPTGIQVFAWIATIAAAVRLRPLKTPTLFILGFFFIFVLGGLTGVMVAVIPFDLQAHDSYFIVAHLHYVLFGGMVFPLFAAFYYWTPFASTRALSERLGRWAFWLMFIGFNVSFFPMHITGLAGMPRRVYTYADSYGWGLLNLVSTVGAYMIAAGVLVFLVDLARNFRPTGGENAGNVWQAGTLEWLPNGSFGPRSVPFVSSREPLWDQPNLAEDVKAGRYYLPNAPTGRRSTLVTSPLQARPQYVLELPGPGWSPLLAALGTAGFFLLLTFKMKLLAAVCGLLAIVMIWRWLWDADSGPIPSPVDIGGGLRLPAICQGSSAHSWWAMIILVMVCASIFSSLLFAYLFLWTTSPEVWPQAEQLPGTGLPLLSAALLLGSSVMLAAISRQLADGHEGLLRLGVPLAILMTTLAIGLEGYGQWQTGLRPQDSGYAAAVYAMVGLQGFYGIVLCLMGSFTVARSLAGRLGSRRATFDNTMILWHFAVAQGVLILAVLHGFPRLVG, encoded by the coding sequence ATGGCAGAATCAACGCAGGCCTTGCCCAATTCGCTTCCGAGGCCGGAAGGAGAACTGGAGGAACTACAGCGCGTCTGGCAACGCCCCACCGGCTGGCGGCTGCTTACCGTCGTCAATAACAACTACGTCGGCCTGCTCTATATCGGCACGGCCATGCTGTTCTTCCTGCTGGCCGGCGTACTGGCCTTGCTGATGCGCGCGCAACTGGCCGTACCCGACAACGATCTGATCGGCCACGAACTCTATAACCAGTTGTTCACCATGCATGGCACGGTGATGATGTTCCTGTTCGCCGTGCCGGCAGTCGAGGCGATGGCCGTGCTGCTACTGCCCAATATGCTGGGCGCTCGCGACCTGCCGTTTCCGCGCTTGTCGGCCTATGCCTACTGGGCCTACGCCGTGGGCGGTATCGTGTTCTTCTGCAGCATCTTTGCCGGACTGGCGCCGGACGGCGGCTGGTTCATGTACCCGCCGCTGACCAGCTCCGCCTATTCGCCGGCGCTTAACGCCGACCTGTGGCTGCTCGGCATTGGGTTTATCGAGATCTCGGCCATCGCGGGGGCGATCGAGCTGGCAGTGGGCATCCTGCGCACGCGCGCTCCCGGCATGTCGCTGGACCGCATGCCAATATTTGCCTGGGTCATGCTCGTGTTTTCGGGCATGGTCATCATTGCTTTTCCAGCGGTGATTGTCGCCACGGCCCTGCTGGAACTGGAACGCGCCTTTGACCTGCCCTTCTTTATTGCGCAGCGCGGCGGCGATCCGCTGCTATGGCAACATTTATTCTGGTTCTTTGGCCATCCCGAGGTCTACATCATCTTCCTGCCCGCGGCCGGCATGGTTTCCATGATCATTCCCGCCATGGCCGGCGTTCCGCTGGTGGGCTATCGCCTGATTGTGCTGGCGGTGGTTGCCACTGGCTTCTTGAGCTTTGGCCTGTGGGTGCATCATATGTTTGCCACCGGTATTCCCCAGCTGTCATTAAGCTTTGCCTCGGGCGCCAGCATGGCTGTATCGGTGCCAACCGGCATACAGGTATTCGCCTGGATCGCCACGATCGCCGCCGCCGTTCGCTTGCGCCCATTAAAAACGCCGACGCTGTTTATTCTGGGCTTTTTCTTCATCTTTGTGCTGGGCGGCCTTACCGGTGTCATGGTGGCGGTGATCCCCTTCGACTTGCAGGCACATGACAGCTATTTTATCGTCGCACATCTTCATTACGTGTTGTTTGGCGGTATGGTCTTCCCGCTGTTCGCCGCCTTTTACTATTGGACGCCCTTTGCCAGCACACGCGCGCTGTCCGAACGTCTGGGCAGATGGGCGTTCTGGCTCATGTTCATCGGGTTCAACGTCAGCTTCTTTCCCATGCACATCACCGGGCTGGCGGGCATGCCGCGGCGCGTCTACACCTATGCGGACAGCTATGGCTGGGGCTTGCTGAATCTGGTATCGACCGTAGGCGCGTATATGATCGCTGCCGGCGTGCTGGTGTTTTTGGTCGACCTGGCCCGAAACTTTCGGCCCACCGGCGGAGAGAACGCGGGCAACGTCTGGCAAGCCGGCACGCTGGAATGGCTACCCAACGGTTCTTTCGGCCCGCGCAGCGTGCCCTTCGTAAGCAGCCGCGAACCTCTATGGGACCAGCCCAACCTGGCTGAAGACGTCAAGGCGGGGCGCTATTACCTGCCCAATGCGCCCACAGGCCGGCGCTCCACCCTGGTTACCAGCCCACTACAGGCGCGCCCGCAGTATGTGCTGGAACTTCCCGGCCCCGGTTGGTCGCCCTTGTTGGCCGCCCTGGGCACCGCCGGATTCTTCCTGCTATTGACCTTCAAGATGAAGCTACTGGCGGCCGTCTGCGGCTTGCTGGCGATTGTGATGATATGGCGCTGGCTGTGGGATGCAGACTCCGGCCCCATCCCCTCCCCGGTCGACATCGGCGGCGGCCTGCGCCTGCCTGCAATATGTCAGGGCAGTAGCGCTCACTCCTGGTGGGCGATGATCATACTGGTCATGGTGTGTGCCAGTATCTTCAGTTCGCTGCTGTTCGCCTACCTGTTTTTATGGACGACCTCTCCAGAGGTATGGCCGCAAGCTGAACAATTGCCCGGTACAGGGCTACCGCTGTTGTCCGCAGCTCTTTTGCTGGGCAGCAGCGTAATGTTGGCGGCAATAAGTCGCCAGCTAGCGGATGGCCACGAGGGGCTGTTGCGGCTGGGCGTGCCCTTGGCGATCTTGATGACGACGCTTGCGATAGGGCTGGAGGGCTACGGACAATGGCAAACCGGCTTGCGCCCGCAAGATAGCGGCTATGCCGCAGCGGTCTATGCCATGGTGGGATTGCAGGGCTTCTATGGGATTGTGCTGTGCCTGATGGGCAGTTTTACGGTGGCTCGCTCGTTGGCGGGGCGGCTGGGCTCACGACGGGCCACCTTCGACAACACCATGATCCTGTGGCATTTCGCCGTCGCGCAAGGCGTGTTGATCCTTGCCGTGCTGCATGGCTTTCCACGACTGGTCGGGTGA
- a CDS encoding BPSL1445 family SYLF domain-containing lipoprotein, translating into MKIKTSLIPRNVLVAVALATSALALTACTTTLPRDHQSGIENREDINTRADAALKRLYDVAPNSRQLVSQAAGVLIFPRVIGASVVVGAEHGDGVLRVKGQNKGYYSTSSGSFGFQLGAQSKAIIFVFKTKEALDKFLASSGWTAGVDATVAVANLSANGSVDLNTLREPVVGFVMTNAGLMAGVSLEGTKVNRIDDGGTGKAK; encoded by the coding sequence GTGAAAATAAAAACATCCCTTATCCCCCGCAACGTTCTGGTCGCTGTGGCCCTGGCAACGTCTGCACTCGCACTGACTGCGTGCACCACAACCTTGCCCCGAGACCATCAGTCTGGCATCGAAAACCGAGAAGACATCAATACACGTGCCGACGCAGCCCTGAAGCGTTTGTACGACGTGGCGCCCAATTCACGGCAATTGGTCTCGCAGGCCGCCGGCGTGCTGATCTTCCCCCGAGTTATTGGTGCCAGTGTGGTGGTTGGTGCCGAGCATGGCGATGGCGTGCTTAGGGTCAAGGGCCAGAACAAAGGCTACTACAGCACATCCAGCGGATCGTTCGGGTTCCAGTTGGGCGCTCAGTCCAAGGCAATCATCTTCGTCTTCAAGACGAAAGAGGCGCTCGACAAATTTCTTGCCAGCAGCGGATGGACCGCCGGCGTCGATGCCACGGTTGCGGTTGCCAACCTCAGCGCCAACGGTTCTGTGGACCTGAATACACTGCGCGAGCCGGTGGTTGGTTTCGTCATGACGAATGCTGGTTTGATGGCCGGTGTGTCGCTGGAAGGCACCAAGGTCAACCGCATCGATGATGGCGGCACGGGCAAAGCCAAGTAG
- a CDS encoding cytochrome b — protein MRNDTPSHYSGTTRFLHWAMSLLIILQFMKLGDRINDGEHWVGQNIVPWHISVGALIFVLALLRLWWALRQRPHRPQPEAMPALVRLGHNLLYACMLLLPITGICTMLGGGYGLTVFGINLVAETEVEIPWLAAIGNLHSYIAWTFVALVIGHIAAALFHHFVRRDRTLRRMLGS, from the coding sequence ATGCGCAACGACACACCGAGCCACTACAGCGGTACTACGCGTTTTCTTCATTGGGCCATGAGCCTGCTGATTATTCTGCAGTTCATGAAGCTGGGTGATCGCATCAATGATGGCGAGCACTGGGTAGGACAAAACATCGTCCCCTGGCATATTTCCGTTGGCGCTCTTATTTTTGTACTGGCTCTGTTGCGCTTATGGTGGGCACTGCGGCAACGTCCGCACAGACCACAACCCGAGGCAATGCCCGCCTTGGTCAGGCTAGGCCACAATTTGCTGTATGCCTGTATGCTGCTACTGCCTATCACCGGCATTTGCACCATGCTGGGCGGCGGCTACGGCCTTACGGTATTCGGCATTAACCTGGTGGCCGAGACCGAAGTCGAGATCCCCTGGCTGGCTGCAATCGGAAATCTGCACTCGTACATCGCCTGGACATTCGTCGCCCTGGTCATCGGTCATATTGCTGCGGCGCTATTCCATCATTTTGTCAGGCGTGACAGAACACTGCGCCGCATGCTGGGTAGTTAG
- a CDS encoding DUF1993 domain-containing protein encodes MTQPMYTYSVPVFKQMLTALQAILARADAHVTEKSIDPDALLQARLFPDMFPLIKQVQTAADFARGVSARLAGMDVPKYEGNEQGFADLDALLTQTLAFLDSVDAAKFADSAGREIVLRPGTPKEKKLTGQAYLAGYGLPQFFFHVTTAYDILRHNGLAIGKRDYMGAY; translated from the coding sequence ATGACCCAACCGATGTACACCTACTCCGTTCCCGTGTTCAAGCAGATGTTGACTGCCCTGCAAGCCATATTGGCCCGGGCCGACGCACACGTGACCGAAAAATCTATAGACCCTGACGCCTTGCTGCAGGCGCGGCTGTTTCCCGACATGTTCCCGCTGATCAAGCAGGTCCAGACTGCTGCGGACTTTGCGCGCGGGGTTTCTGCGCGACTGGCAGGTATGGACGTGCCCAAATACGAAGGCAATGAACAGGGTTTTGCCGACCTTGACGCGCTTCTGACGCAGACGCTGGCTTTCCTGGATAGTGTCGACGCTGCGAAGTTTGCCGATAGCGCTGGGCGCGAGATTGTTCTGCGCCCGGGCACGCCCAAAGAAAAGAAACTAACGGGTCAGGCCTACCTGGCCGGGTATGGCCTGCCCCAGTTTTTCTTCCACGTAACCACCGCCTACGACATCCTGCGCCACAACGGGCTGGCCATCGGCAAGCGTGATTACATGGGCGCTTACTAA